In bacterium, the sequence ACAATGCCTCCCAGCGATATCACGGCTACCTGGCTTGTGCCCCCGCCAATATCAATGATCATATTGCCGGAAGGAGTATTAATCGGTATTCCCGCGCCAATGGCCGCCAAAATCGGCTGTTTGACGATATAAGCGGCTTTTGCGCCCGCATTCATCGCCGCATCGATAACCGCGCGCCTTTCGGTGGAAGTAATTCCTGCCGGCACTCCCACCATTACTTCCGGACGAAAAAACTGAATACGGCCGCAAGTCTTATTGATAAAATATCGGAGCATAGCTTCAATAATCCGATAATCAGCTATAACGCCATCTTTCATGGGACGCGAAGCGATTATGGTTTCTGGGGTCTTTCCCAACATTTCCTTTGCTTTGCTTCCAACCGCCAAGATCTTATTATCATCTAAAGAAACCGCCACTACTGTCGGTTCGTTTATCACAATGCCTTTTCTGGGAACAAAAACCAAAGTATTGGCCGTACCCAGATCAATGCCAATTTTTTTAATAAACATAAATTTACTTACAAAAACTTTCTTACTTTCTTTTAAAATCATAGCAGTAATCAAAAAGCAAGTCAACCTTAAAAGACTTTCAAAATAACTGAAATATGTTATAATGGCATAAACTGAACTCATTTAAAGTTTTGTCATGCTGAACTTGTTTCAGCATCTAAGGTAAGCTAAAAATTAGTAATAGATTCCGAAACAAGTTCGGGATGACACAAATGGCATATTTTGGCTTAAAATAATATTTATTGGGAAAAACTTAAAATAACTTAACTCATACTAACTAATATTGCCTGCCAGTATTTAAATAACCGCCAGTATGCTAAAATAATTTTCTATGAAACTGATAACCAGAAGAATTCTTTTTTGTTTTTGCATTATTTTGTTCTTGATCAGCTCGCCGCTGGTTATCCTATACGCGTTTGGATTCCGCTATGACTTCGCGGAAAAAAAACTGATGCAAACGGGCATAATCTACTTAACACCCAATATTCAGGATAATATAAAGATCTTGATCAACGACAAAAAAGAGTCGGGCAAAATAAATATCAAAGGTATTTTTAAAAAAGACTTTGTGCTCTATAATTTGATGCCAAAAACCTACAACATCAAGATCGACAAGGAAAATTACCATCGTTGGGAAAAAAATCTTGTCGTTTCGCCGGGACTTATTACCTACGCTCAGCCTTTATTATTGCCGTCCGATCCTAAAAATAATTTGATATTCAGCGACACTGATATTGCTCTCTGGTCAATTTCCGACAAGTTTAAAAAAATATTTTATCTAAAAAGCAACGATGAAAAAACATCCGCCAATATCTATGATTTTTCAAAAAAAACATTGAGCACCTTTCCCGTTGACGCGCTTGGCGATCAATCAAAAAAATCAAGCATTGTTTCCGAAGGCTCAAGGATCTTTTTTGCCCCTGACGGAAAAAAATTCGGCTTTATTCTGCCGGAAGAGAACAACAGAATTGTTCTATTGAATTCCGCTGAAAAAAGCATCTTGTCAATTGCAGATTTTATTTCAAATAATAAAATCTTGGATGAGCGCTGGGATGATTCCAGCCGTTATTTCCTTTATTTAAACGATAAAGAAGAGCTTAATTTATACGATACGACAAACGGAAAACCGAAAAAAATTCTCGAAAATATACTGGGCTTTGCCCTGAAAAACGAAAATATTTATTATCTGGATCGGAATAATCTTTTCTTTTACCGATCCTCGATCAATAATCCGCTTGAAAAACAACAGCTCTCTTACGTCCCTATGTCCATTGCTCAAAAAGCCCAAAGAATGGAAATATTGATCTCCGCTAAAAATACTTTGGCTGTAATTACCCCGGAAAAAAATCTTTTTATCGTTGATAAAAACGGCACCCCTCTCAATATTGGAAACGATATAGAAGCGGCTATATTTTCCAAAGACGGCGAAAATCTCGTTTTTAATTCCTCCAATGAAATTTTTACCTATACGCTAGGCGGCGGCCAAAAAAATCTTGTCACCCGCTTATCTCAAAAGATCTCTAATGTCAGCTGGTATAGCGATTACGCTCATATTTGGTATTTGGCAAATCAAATTATAAAGAATATCGAACTGGACTCGCGGCCTACTCCGAACATTATTGATTTTATCAATATTCCCAAAAACCCTGCCAATATCATCTATACTGATTCAAATAACATTTACTACGACCAGCTGGAAAATAACGCTTTATCGATTTATCAGGTTGAAATACAAAAATAAAACCCCAGTCCAAGAAAACAAATAAACTTCAAACATAAAAACACCCGCCATTTCGGCGAGTGTTTTCGAACATACTGTAAAATAATCCTTAGCGTTTCTGCCACTGTGGTGCGCGACGGGCTTTCTTGAGACCCGGCTTCTTTCGCTCTTTCTTCCTGGCGTCCCTGGTCAAGTACCCGATTCGTTTTAGAGGTTTCTTAAAAATAGGATTCGCCTCAATAAGCGCCCGGGAAATGCCAAGCCGAATCGCTCCGGCCGAGGAAGGCACTCCGCCGCCGCTGACAATACAACTGATCTTAAACCTGTTCTGCAAATGCAATAAATTGACCGGCGAGACAACAACTTCCTGCAATTTTTTTAAAGGAAAATATTTTTTGTATTCCATGCCGTTTATGGTCATCTCGAGCGTTGTCTCTTCGCTTTTTCTTTGCGGATACAGCCTCACCTGCGCGGTAGAAGTTTTTCTTCGGCCTATGCCTAAAAAATACTTTTCGCTCTTTTTGGCAATATCCGGCACTTCTGCTTTTTCCATCAAAGGTTTTTCTTTAATAACTTCTTTTTTTATATGTTTTTTAATAGCTGTTTTCATTACGAGTAATATTAATATTTATATGAATTTACTTTTTAATTTTATCGCCATAGGGATGCTTATCGCCTTTAAACATCTTCAGTCTTAATATTTTCTTATCCCGAAGCTTATTTTTTGCGATCATGCCCCACAACGCCGCTTTTAAAACCAATCCGGAATCTTTTTTAAATAAAGTTTTATATTTGGTTTCGCTTAATCCGCCCGGAAATCCTGAAAAATGAAAATAGTTCTTCTGATCAGCCTTAGCGCCGCTTACTTTCAAGCCATCAGTATTGATTACAACCGCGTAATCACCCGCGTCAATATGCGGAGTAAATGTAGGCTTATGCTTACCCATTAATACTTTTGCTATTTTTGTCGCGAACCTTCCGAGATATTGATCTTTTGCGTCAAATAAATACCATTCTCTCGCAATGCCGTCTTGCTCGTCTTGCTTTTTTTGTCCGGGTTTTTGCTCATTATCGCCAGCTAGCCCTGTAGAATTTTTTTTAACCATATTTATTTATTATATATAAAAGGGAAATATTATTCCAATAAAACTTATTTCAGCAATTCAACGACAACTAATTCCGCTTTGTCGTGCTGGCGTCTGCCGATCTTAGTCAAACGAGTATAGCCGCCGTTCCTTGAAGCGTAACGAGGCGCTATTTCGGAGATCAGTTTTTTTACGAATAAAGCGGGGATAAATCTTAAAAGATATCTTTCGGCGGCCAGATCTTTTTTCTTAGCGCGCGTTATCAATCTTTCGACATGAGGAGCAAGCGCTCTTCCTTTGGCTTTTGTCGTAATAATTTTTTCAGCATCAATCAATGAGCCTGTTAAACTTTTTAACAAAGCTTTTCTTTGAGATGCGGATCGATCCAGTTTTTTTACCTTATTTAAATGTCTCATAGCTCGTTTTTATTATTGTTTTAAGACTAAACCCAATTTACCCAGTTCTTTTTTAATTTCTTTCACGCTAACCGCGCCCATTTTTGGCATTTCCAGAAGACTCGCTTCGGATTTCTTCGAAATAGCGCCGGCTGTTTTTAATTTATTTTCTTTCAGCGCCGCTATTGTTCTGGCGGAAAAATTCATACTCTCAACTGATTTCAATAAAACTGATTCGTCTTTTTGCGGCTCTTTTGCGACTTCTTTAACTTTTTTCTTTTCTTTTTCGGGTACTACCGCGTCAGAAACAACGTCTTCTTTCTTGGCAATCTTGCCGCTGATCAACCTTATCGCCTCAAATTGCTTAATTAAAATTTCCGCGGACTGACTGAGAGCGTCTTCCGGATCAATGCTTCCGTCCGTCTCAATTTCAAATATTATCTTATTATAATCGGTTCTCTGTCCGACACGGGCGTTTTCCACTTCATAACCAACTTTTCGAACGGGAGAAAAAATCGCGTCAATAGCAATCACACCGGTTTCTTTCTTGCCTTTTGCTTGCTGTTCGATGGTTAAATATCCCAACCCTTTTTCAACCGTTAATTCAATGTTTAATTCTGCATTTTTATTGGTAAGAGTGGCGATCGGAGCGTTTTTATTTATAACTTCGATCTGGCTATTGGGCTTAATATCGGAAGCAACTACACTGCGCTCCCCTTTGGCGGAAATAGTGACTTTTACCGGTTCATCGCCAAATAATTTAAACCTCAATTGCTTTAAATTCAAAATGATTTCTACTATATCTTCCTTGACGTGAGGCAATGTCGAAAATTCATGCGAAACATTTCTGATCTTAGCCGATGTCACAGCCGCGCCTTGCAAGCTGGAAAGCATAACTCTCCGCAAAGCATTCGCCAGGGTAACTCCATATCCGGGATAAATATCGTCTATTTCAAAAATTCCCAAGTTTCCCTCTTTTTTAATTAATTTTGGCGGTTTTGGTAATGTAATAATATTCATTTTATTTTTTCCCCTCGCACTTTTCCGTTTAAAACGGAAAAGATCGGAGCGGTTAATAAATTAATAATAATTATCGAGAATAAAACTCGATCACCGGCTTGATATCTGCAGAGAGCCCTGCTTCCAATAATGACGGCGCTGCCATTATCTTAACTTCCATTTTTTCAAGATTAAACGCCATCCAAGAAGGAGCCTTCTTCTGTTTCAAAGCCTCGGTAATATTTTTAAAATAATTCTTTTTCTTGCTTTTTTCCTGTATAGAAATTACATCTCCGATCTTTACCCGATATGAAGGAATATTCACTTTTTTGCCGTTAACGTTAAAATGGTCGTGATTGACAAGCAAACGCGCTTCGCTTCTGGAAGAAGCCAAGCCTGAGCGATAAACAATATTATCCAAACGAAACTCAAGCATATTAAGCAAGATTACCGCCGTATCGCCTTTTATGCCCACGGCTTCATTGAGATACTTGACAAATTGTCTTTCGAGCACTCCGTAAGTCTTTCGAACTTTTTGTTTTTCCCTTAGCTGAGAGCCGTATTCGGTCAACCTAACCCTGGCATTCTTTCCGAGATGTCCTGGCGGATAAGCGCGCCTGGTTAAAGCGCATTTTACCGTATTGCAACGCTCGCCTTTTAGAAAAAGCTTATCGCCGACTCTCCGACATACCTTACATTTTGCTGAATTATATACTGCCATATTTGCTATGATTTATGAATTATGATTTAAGATTTATGAATATAATTTTCTCCGTTTCTTCCAACATTTTCTTCGTAAATCATAAATCGTAAATCTTAAATCAGTTTTCTTTTAAATAATATCTATCTTAACCCAATGTTAAATATTTAAATAATTATATTAAACTTATATGCGCCGCGGTTTGGGCGGACGGCATCCGTTGTGCGGCACAGGAGTCACATCTTTGATGGCATTGATCGTCAAGCCTTGCTGCGCCAAAGATCTTATCGCTGAGTCTCTTCCTGAACCGATCCCTTTTACGAACACATTCACTTCTTTTAATCCCAGCTTCTTCACTTTTTCAACAACATTTTTTACGATCAGTGAAGCGGCGTAAGGAGTGGATTTCTTAGTGCCTTTAAAACCAATTGATCCCGCGCTGGACCAAGCTAAAACTCTACCGGTATCATCAGCCAAAGTAACAATTGTATTATTATAGGTAGACTGAATATAAGCCTGGCCTTTGACAACCATCTTTTTCAAATTTTTTGCCGCTCCGGAAGATTTTACCGCCGCAACTTTGTTCTTTACATCTTCACTTTCCTGAGCCGATACTCCAATTGTTAATACGCGTTTTTTTCCCATAGAATAAAATTAAATTTCTGTTTAGATTATGTCTTGTTTAATCCCTTGATTCTGCCGCTACCCGCAGTTCGGCGGACATTTCCGCGAACCGTCCGGGAGTTGGTTTTTGTTCTTTGACCGCGAACCGGCAAGTGTTTGGCGTGCCGAATTCCTCTGTAAGCGCCAACATCTTTTAATCTCTTTATATTGAACATGATCGCCCGGCGCAACTCTCCTTCTACCTTATATTCTTTTTCAATGATCTGCCTCAAACGATTGAGCTCTTCCGGGCTTAACTCGCTGGTTCTTTTATCTTTATCGACATTTGCCTGCAATAAAATCTTACAAGATAAAACGTGGCCTATTCCATAGATATAGGGCAAAGCAAATTCAATTTTTTTATTATCGGGTATTGTTACCCCAGCAAGTCGTGCCATAATTTTTTATTTCTAAGTTTCAATATTAAATGAAAATTTTTGAATTTTTATATTAATCGCGCTTTTAAATCCGTGCTCGGCTTATCCTTGTCTTTGCTTATGTTTCGGGTTAGTACAGATTACAAAAAGCACTCCTTTGCGCTTGACAAATTTGCATTTCTCGCACCTTTTTTTAATTGATGGGGTTACTTTCATATGTCTAATATTATTTAAAATCTTCTTGTGATCCGCCCTTTAGTTTTATCAAACGGACTCATTTCCACTAAAACCTTGTCACCGGCTGAAATTCTTATCGAATGCATCCTCATTTTTCCTGATAAATAGCCAATAATCTCATCCCCGTTTTCAAGTTTTATTTTAAAAGTTGCGCTGGGCAAAGCCTCTAAAATAGTACCCTCGGTTTGAATAACTTTTTTTTCCATATTTCAATAAGATCAATGTAAATACTTTAAAAAGCGCAATATAAATAAAATAAAATAAAAGTATCCTACGCCTATTGCTTAGCGTTGGTACTTTATTAAATAAATGCGCTAATTATATTAATTGTTTCCAAGTAAATTAGCTATCTAATACCACTGTTCCAAGTATATATTATATAATATATAATGTCAACTTTCTAAAAAATTATTCAAGATTACAACTTTTATATATTATCATTCCCCGTGCGGAATGTCAAGGGTTATACTCACGTTCTTTTCTATGCTTGGTATTTTTTTGACCCAAAACGGCCACAAATTAACACTGACCTTGTTTATATCAGGATAGTTATTTTTAACATATTCCTCCAATTCTTCCTTGCTCTTTCCGACTATTTTTGCGCGCATCTCGCTTTCGTTGATCAAATTGAACGCATTGGCATGCGATTGAGCGGATAATTTGATCGTATCCGAACCGATTATCAGGGCATCTCCATATTCTAATCCGTTATCAATAAGGACAAAATTTTTCTTTTCTTCGTTTATTTCTTTCAAAATGCTCTTGGCAATTTCTTTAACATCGTTTAAATTAAACAGGAAAGCGATCGCGGATATTTTCAAACTTGCTTTAAATTTATTCGCTGGCTGATCAATGCTAAGCGGGGAAATCAGCTCTCCGCTTTTTACGCTTATCGCCTGATCGATCATTGTCAGATCGGATGGTTTTTTATCATTCAATTGGGAAACAATATCTTTTTTTGCCTCTTCTTCTAGGAAGTCTTTTGCTTTTTTAAAATCATCCGCGGATATTACCGTTGTAAACCCCGAAGCGCCTCCGGAAGTGGCCGTTACGGACTTCGCGTATATTTTAATATATTTCGCAGTGCCTTTAAATCCCGGAATAGTAAAATCAGCAGGTTCAATATTGTAATCGGGACCGGATTCGGAAGCGACTATCGGCACATCGATCTTTCCCGGAACATCGCTGCCCGCTTCATCTCTAATAAATCCCGGCACTGTTACGCTGTCTGTTATTTTAAATATCTTGCCGTCAGTGGTAGAAAGCCTGGTGTTTTCCACCAATTTCTGGGGAAACGAAGACCATTCATTGTAAATGGTTACTGTACCGGTAGCATTGCTTGTTATCTGCTTTTTGCCTGTAGCTGTGAATTGTCCGTCCTTTTCAATATTAGCGGATATTACTGTCGCGGGAATTTTCTTATTTTCGATATCCACTTCTTTGACGTTTCTATCGATTATAAAATCAAAACTTGTGTTGATCGGATTGGCTTTGGGAGTAATTACTATTTTTGCTGTCGGCAACAGAACATACCCCGCTACCCCCACCGCTATGATCACCATTATAATAAATGCTATAAAAATGTTTCTGCTTGTCCGGGGAACTTGAAATTTTACCGCCTCTTCTTCGAGTTTTTCAGTTTCATCGAATTCTTCAAATCTTTTTTCCATCTTAGGAGGCAACGGCTCCTCTAAGATTTCCGGCGCTTGTTTCCGGGGAAGTTCGCGTTGATAAGATAAATCTACCGGACCCTTGCTCCAGACAATTGAATCAACCAGTCTTGGTTTATGCGTAAAACTATTGGCATTAACGGCGTATTTTGCTTTAGTTTCATCGCCACTGTCCTTTTTCTCGGCTACCTTTAGATTTATTCCGGAATTTTCAACTAATATTTTTACCGCTTCATCGACAGTGGAAACCGATATGCTCTTATTGAGATTCTCGGCGATCTTCTTGAACATCTTTAGGTTTACAACGCTTAAAACAGGAACGGTTCTTGATAAAACCAATAAATTAATTTCTTTTTCCTGGCTCGACTTAATTTTTCCGGCAATGATATCAACAGTATCCTCATTGCTTAAATAAATTGTTTGCATAGCTCTATTATACTACAAAAATGATTTATTCCAAAATCGCCTTGATTCTCCGCACTCCCGCGGAGCTGGCTTCTTCTTTTTTTATTTTGAATTTGCCCAAAACTCCGGTATTGGCCGCGTGCGGACCGCCGCAGATCTCGCGCGAGAATATGCCGGTTCTCTCGTCGCCGATCGTATAAACTTTTACCCGCTCGCCGTAT encodes:
- a CDS encoding rod shape-determining protein; the protein is MFIKKIGIDLGTANTLVFVPRKGIVINEPTVVAVSLDDNKILAVGSKAKEMLGKTPETIIASRPMKDGVIADYRIIEAMLRYFINKTCGRIQFFRPEVMVGVPAGITSTERRAVIDAAMNAGAKAAYIVKQPILAAIGAGIPINTPSGNMIIDIGGGTSQVAVISLGGIVSSSSVRIGGDKLDQSIADYVKKKHNLAIGEQTAEEIKITIGSAIPVKEPIEFEVKGRDLISGLPKTIAINSNEVTEAISDELREIIKVIKLVLSDTPPELAADIIDKGMVLSGGGALLKNLDILISTVTGVSCCVAEEPLLCVAKGTGVALDNLDAYKRSIKS
- the rpsI gene encoding 30S ribosomal protein S9 → MEKAEVPDIAKKSEKYFLGIGRRKTSTAQVRLYPQRKSEETTLEMTINGMEYKKYFPLKKLQEVVVSPVNLLHLQNRFKISCIVSGGGVPSSAGAIRLGISRALIEANPIFKKPLKRIGYLTRDARKKERKKPGLKKARRAPQWQKR
- the rplM gene encoding 50S ribosomal protein L13, which codes for MVKKNSTGLAGDNEQKPGQKKQDEQDGIAREWYLFDAKDQYLGRFATKIAKVLMGKHKPTFTPHIDAGDYAVVINTDGLKVSGAKADQKNYFHFSGFPGGLSETKYKTLFKKDSGLVLKAALWGMIAKNKLRDKKILRLKMFKGDKHPYGDKIKK
- the rplQ gene encoding 50S ribosomal protein L17: MRHLNKVKKLDRSASQRKALLKSLTGSLIDAEKIITTKAKGRALAPHVERLITRAKKKDLAAERYLLRFIPALFVKKLISEIAPRYASRNGGYTRLTKIGRRQHDKAELVVVELLK
- a CDS encoding DNA-directed RNA polymerase subunit alpha, giving the protein MNIITLPKPPKLIKKEGNLGIFEIDDIYPGYGVTLANALRRVMLSSLQGAAVTSAKIRNVSHEFSTLPHVKEDIVEIILNLKQLRFKLFGDEPVKVTISAKGERSVVASDIKPNSQIEVINKNAPIATLTNKNAELNIELTVEKGLGYLTIEQQAKGKKETGVIAIDAIFSPVRKVGYEVENARVGQRTDYNKIIFEIETDGSIDPEDALSQSAEILIKQFEAIRLISGKIAKKEDVVSDAVVPEKEKKKVKEVAKEPQKDESVLLKSVESMNFSARTIAALKENKLKTAGAISKKSEASLLEMPKMGAVSVKEIKKELGKLGLVLKQ
- the rpsD gene encoding 30S ribosomal protein S4, translating into MAVYNSAKCKVCRRVGDKLFLKGERCNTVKCALTRRAYPPGHLGKNARVRLTEYGSQLREKQKVRKTYGVLERQFVKYLNEAVGIKGDTAVILLNMLEFRLDNIVYRSGLASSRSEARLLVNHDHFNVNGKKVNIPSYRVKIGDVISIQEKSKKKNYFKNITEALKQKKAPSWMAFNLEKMEVKIMAAPSLLEAGLSADIKPVIEFYSR
- the rpsK gene encoding 30S ribosomal protein S11 produces the protein MGKKRVLTIGVSAQESEDVKNKVAAVKSSGAAKNLKKMVVKGQAYIQSTYNNTIVTLADDTGRVLAWSSAGSIGFKGTKKSTPYAASLIVKNVVEKVKKLGLKEVNVFVKGIGSGRDSAIRSLAQQGLTINAIKDVTPVPHNGCRPPKPRRI
- the rpsM gene encoding 30S ribosomal protein S13; the encoded protein is MARLAGVTIPDNKKIEFALPYIYGIGHVLSCKILLQANVDKDKRTSELSPEELNRLRQIIEKEYKVEGELRRAIMFNIKRLKDVGAYRGIRHAKHLPVRGQRTKTNSRTVRGNVRRTAGSGRIKGLNKT
- the rpmJ gene encoding 50S ribosomal protein L36 yields the protein MKVTPSIKKRCEKCKFVKRKGVLFVICTNPKHKQRQG
- the infA gene encoding translation initiation factor IF-1 yields the protein MEKKVIQTEGTILEALPSATFKIKLENGDEIIGYLSGKMRMHSIRISAGDKVLVEMSPFDKTKGRITRRF